A window of the Lactuca sativa cultivar Salinas chromosome 7, Lsat_Salinas_v11, whole genome shotgun sequence genome harbors these coding sequences:
- the LOC111892755 gene encoding F-box protein At3g07870 — MDFLTYAPQIIIQWWDPPNSIYGMIHSQTSTPTLYSKNMLLPPPSTSTPFLQSFLMDSSFQIQNSSFQIEPRKKKLKLLDEDDDRNHGEGFGLENLPRDVLLDILAKLPISSLIQFRLVCRSWKLLSVDPELSRLHHAAVAENDPTLLFHCDYPIRNQLSFVELSSGGGGDEDEDDEDDEDKIVRKISTPFCSSMPEFNVVGSCNGLLCLSDSLYGEPVYVFNPFSRDYLELPKSKQFQEQEVMFGFGFHPITNEYKVVKIVYYRNRPGKRRVIRNNRNYPKSEVQILTISKETNKNPWRSLGKVPYQLDRQAAEVPVVNGRIHWLSRPGRVAGVLGRAIISFDLKDEQFKVVTKPTHVTVIRSNFHLAVIRGCLAAVISCGYGKLEIWVMKEYDSQESWMKEFVIHGVYPARVPNHENHYQIGRPGLSRRMVRVLCVLKNGEILLEYRGGSLVKYDPKWKEFKDVVFSKMPKLFQTIVHLGTLNWIHTSM, encoded by the coding sequence ATGGACTTTTTGACATATGCCCCCCAAATTATTATTCAATGGTGGGACCCACCAAACTCAATTTATGGCATGATCCATTCCCAAACTTCAACCCCCACCCTATATAGCAAGAATATGCTTTTGCCTCCTCCTTCTACTTCtacaccatttcttcaatcttttctCATGGATTCATCTTTCCAAATCCAGAATTCGTCTTTCCAAATCGAACCCAGAAAGAAGAAGTTAAAACTTttagatgaagatgatgacagAAACCATGGCGAGGGTTTCGGATTGGAGAATTTACCCAGGGATGTACTCCTCGACATACTCGCCAAGCTGCCGATTTCATCCCTGATTCAGTTCCGGTTGGTTTGCCGTTCATGGAAACTGCTGTCAGTCGACCCTGAACTTTCCCGGCTTCACCACGCTGCGGTGGCGGAAAACGACCCGACGCTGCTGTTCCACTGCGATTACCCTATCCGTAACCAACTCTCTTTCGTCGAGTTATCCTCCGGTGGTGGCGGCgacgaagatgaagatgatgaagacgACGAAGACAAGATCGTAAGAAAGATTTCCACACCTTTTTGTAGCTCGATGCCTGAATTCAACGTCGTGGGTTCATGTAATGGCTTGTTATGCTTGTCTGATTCGCTTTATGGTGAACCCGTTTACGTTTTCAACCCGTTTTCCCGGGATTATCTGGAGCTTCCGAAATCTAAGCAGTTTCAGGAACAGGAGGTGATGTTCGGATTCGGATTTCACCCAATTACAAACGAGTACAAGGTTGTGAAGATTGTGTACTACAGAAACAGGCCGGGGAAACGTCGGGTCATCCGAAACAACAGGAATTACCCGAAATCGGAGGTTCAAATTCTCACTATTTCcaaagaaacaaacaaaaatccATGGAGATCGCTCGGGAAAGTGCCTTACCAGCTTGACAGACAAGCGGCGGAAGTTCCTGTAGTGAACGGGAGAATCCATTGGCTGAGCCGACCTGGTAGAGTCGCCGGAGTTTTAGGTCGAGCGATCATCTCTTTTGACCTAAAAGACGAACAGTTCAAAGTAGTGACGAAACCTACCCATGTTACAGTCATCCGGAGCAACTTTCACTTGGCCGTCATACGAGGGTGTCTAGCGGCGGTGATTTCATGTGGGTATGGGAAATTGGAGATCTGGGTCATGAAGGAATACGATTCCCAGGAATCTTGGATGAAGGAATTCGTCATCCATGGAGTTTATCCTGCAAGGGTCCCGAATCATGAGAACCATTACCAGATAGGGAGACCTGGTTTATCACGGAGGATGGTTAGGGTTTTATGCGTTTTGAAGAACGGAGAGATCTTGCTGGAATACAGAGGAGGAAGCTTGGTGAAATACGATCCTAAATGGAAAGAGTTTAAAGACGTCGTCTTCTCCAAAATGCCCAAATTGTTTCAGACAATTGTTCATCTGGGAACCCTCAATTGGATCCATACCTCAATGTAA
- the LOC111892754 gene encoding histidine kinase 2 isoform X2 produces the protein MRECNGGWKWKKLLLFVWIFVFATGFVWFLFGGVSSEKRLKISGKCEDNNSSVLIQQFNVSKDHLYELASSFFESNQITSLKCTKQLEHETVITCALEVPKLKNHEHEEHHSPNVEYEESSDEYIEENIVQTMVPQNFLRENFNGICLCAIFIMALSYQNRGFRTILWKIRNRNRKVHEKKDKVEGSSRGAGKWMKKLLVLYIIAGIAASIWLFWYLNSGISFRRKETLANMCDERARMLQDQFNVSMNHVHALAILVSTFYHGKEPPAIDQKTFGEYTERTSFERPLTSGVAYALRVRDFERESFEKKHGWTIKKMETEDQTLSQDCDPEKLDPSPIQDEYAPVILSQETVAHIVSIDMMSGKEDRENILRARASGKGVLTSPFKLLKSNHLGVVLTFAVYNTHIPQDATPEQRINATVGYLGASYDVPSLVEKLLHQLASKQTIVVNVYDITNVSSAINMYGPKQIDTGLLHISGLDFGDPARKHEMRCRFKHRPSPPWTAIAASIGALIIVFLLGHIFYAAINRIDTVERDYNDMLELKFRAEAADVAKSQFLATVSHEIRTPMNGVLGMLQMLMDTNLNAKQLDFAQTAHESGKDLIKLINEVLDQAKIESGRLELESVPFDLRTILDNILSLFSTKSQEKGIELAVYVSDQLPEVVVGDPGRFRQIITNLVSNSLKFTHDRGHIFVSVHLADEANHPHDTKDSLLKKTLTFVDSSNHNVHNTLSGLPVVDRRKSWELFENLSEKHPINQSEKIKILVTVEDTGVGIPKDAQSRIFMPFMQADSSTSRTYGGTGIGLSISKRLVGLMEGEIGFVSEPGIGSAFSFTTVFMKKETSSLDTVLQQYYPTISEFKTLKALVIDQKSIRAEVTRYHLQRMGIFVEIASSLDSSQSYISSDSPHLDMILIDEEVCDKNTSLEEVKVKPIGMKPKVFLLVKSINPIRHNDLKLANLVCDVLVKPLRFSVLISCFQETLISKDNTQVARRKPKTLGTLLRDKKILVVDDNVVNRRVAEGALKKYGAIVTCVESGKAALEMLRPPHCFDACFMDLQMPEMDGFEATRQIRGLENKVNEKIESGEVPIDMFSNVAHWHTPILAMTADVIQATDEECKKCGMDGYVSKPFEEEQLYTAAACFFESG, from the exons ATGAGGGAATGTAATGGTGGATGGAAATGGAAAAAGCTGCTTCTTTTTGTGTGGATTTTCGTTTTTGCCACTGGGTTTGTTTGGTTCTTGTTTGGTGGTGTTTCGAGTGAAAAAAGATTGAAGATTTCAGGGAAATGTGAAGATAATAATTCTTCggttttgattcaacaattcaatgtCAGCAAAGATCATCTTTATGAACTGGCTTCCTCTTTCTTTGAGTCAAATCAG ATAACTTCGTTGAAATGCACCAAACAATTAGAACATGAAACAGTAATCACATGTGCTCTTGAAGTGCCAAAATTAAAAAACCATGAACATGAAGAGCATCATTCACCTAATGTGGAATATGAAGAATCAAGTGATGAATACATTGAAGAG AATATAGTGCAAACAATGGTACCTCAAAACTTTCTAAGAGAAAATTTCAATGGTATTTGCCTTTGTGCCATTTTTATAATGGCACTAAGCTACCAGAATCGTGGATTCCGGACAATATTATGGAAGATTCGGAATCGGAATCGGAAAGTGCATGAGAAGAAAGATAAAGTAGAGGGATCCTCAAGGGGAGCTGGAAAATGGATGAAAAAGCTACTTGTTCTATACATCATAGCTGGAATCGCTGCTTCAATTTGGTTATTTTGGTACTTAAATTCAGGAATTAGTTTTAGAAGAAAAGAAACCCTAGCAAACATGTGTGATGAAAGGGCAAGAATGTTGCAAGATCAATTCAATGTGAGCATGAATCATGTTCATGCATTGGCTATTCTGGTTTCCACTTTTTACCATGGGAAAGAACCTCCTGCTATCGATCAA AAAACTTTTGGCGAATATACTGAAAGAACATCGTTTGAAAGACCACTTACCAGTGGTGTTGCGTATGCTTTGAGAGTGCGTGATTTTGAGAGAGAAAGTTTTGAGAAAAAACATGGATGGACGATAAAGAAAATGGAAACTGAAGATCAGACATTATCACAAGATTGCGACCCTGAAAAATTGGATCCTTCACCTATTCAAGATGAATATGCCCCTGTTATTTTGTCTCAAGAAACCGTTGCACATATTGTCTCTATTGATATGATGTCTGGAAAG GAAGATCGTGAGAATATTTTGAGAGCAAGGGCATCTGGAAAAGGGGTTTTGACATCTCCTTTCAAGCTATTGAAATCGAACCATTTAGGCGTTGTTCTTACATTTGCTGTTTACAACACTCACATTCCTCAAGATGCGACACCTGAGCAACGAATTAATGCAACCGTGGGGTATTTAGGAGCATCATATGATGTCCCATCATTAGTTGAAAAGCTTCTACATCAACTAGCTAGCAAACAAACCATTGTTGTCAATGTTTATGACATCACAAATGTTTCTTCAGCCATTAACATGTATGGACCTAAACAGATCGACACCGGGTTGTTGCATATTAGTGGTCTTGACTTTGGTGATCCTGCTCGAAAGCATGAAATGCGTTGCAG GTTCAAGCACAGGCCCTCACCACCATGGACAGCCATAGCAGCATCAATTGGAGCGCTTATAATTGTTTTTCTTCTTGGCCATATCTTCTACGCAGCCATAAACAGAATTGATACAGTCGAACGTGACTACAACGACATGTTAGAGCTTAAATTCCGCGCTGAAGCTGCCGACGTGGCAAAATCCCAG TTTCTTGCAACGGTTTCGCATGAAATCAGGACTCCTATGAATGGGGTTTTGGGGATGCTGCAGATGTTAATGGACACGAATTTGAACGCGAAGCAATTGGATTTTGCACAAACTGCTCACGAGAGTGGAAAAGATTTAATAAAGTTGATTAATGAAGTTTTAGATCAGGCGAAAATTGAATCTGGAAGACTTGAGCTTGAATCTGTCCCATTTGATCTTCGCACCATTCTTGATAACATTTTATCGTTGTTTTCAACCAAATCCCAAGAAAAGGGTATCGAG TTGGCAGTTTATGTTTCCGATCAACTTCCCGAAGTTGTTGTTGGAGATCCCGGACGTTTCAGACAAATAATCACAAATCTTGTTTCAAATTCACTTAAA TTCACACACGACAGAGGACACATATTTGTATCAGTCCACCTAGCCGATGAAGCCAATCACCCACATGACACAAAAGATTCACTACTTAAAAagactttgacttttgttgactcatcaaatcacaatGTCCACAACACTCTAAGTGGGCTTCCGGTTGTTGACAGGAGAAAAAGTTGGGAACTTTTTGAGAACTTAAGTGAAAAACATCCAATAAATCAATCCGAAAAGATCAAGATTTTAGTAACTGTTGAAGATACGGGTGTTGGAATCCCAAAAGATGCACAAAGTCGAATTTTTATGCCATTCATGCAAGCCGATAGTTCAACTTCAAGAACTTATGGTGGAACTGGAATTGGATTGAGCATAAGTAAGAGATTAGTGGGATTAATGGAAGGTGAAATTGGTTTTGTTAGTGAGCCCGGAATTGGAAGTGCTTTTTCATTTACAACGGTTTTTATGAAGAAGGAAACAAGTTCTTTAGACACGGTTTTGCAACAATATTATCCAACAATATCCGAATTCAAGACACTAAAAGCATTGGTGATTGATCAGAAAAGTATAAGAGCTGAAGTTACAAGATACCATCTTCAAAGAATGGGAATCTTTGTGGAAATAGCATCTAGTTTAGATTCTTCACAATCTTACATATCAAG TGATTCACCTCATCTTGACATGATTCTCATAGACGAAGAAGTTTGTGACAAGAACACGAGTCTTGAAGAGGTCAAAGTCAAACCAATTGGAATGAAACCAAAAGTGTTTCTTTTGGTCAAATCTATAAACCCTATTAGACATAATGACCTCAAATTAGCTAATTTGGTGTGTGATGTTCTTGTGAAGCCTCTTAGATTTAGTGTCTTGATTTCTTGTTTTCAAGAAACTCTTATATCAAAAGATAACACACAAGTGGCAAGAAGAAAACCGAAAACACTTGGGACTTTGCTACGTGACAAGAAAATCTTGGTGGTTGATGATAATGTTGTGAATAGAAGAGTTGCAGAAGGTGCTTTGAAGAAATATGGAGCTATTGTCACATGTGTGGAAAGTGGGAAGGCTGCTTTAGAAATGCTTAGACCACCTCATTGTTTTGATGCATGCTTTATGGATCTTCAAATGCCAGAAATGGATGG GTTTGAAGCTACAAGACAAATCCGTGGTTTGGAGAACAAGGTTAATGAAAAGATTGAATCTGGTGAAGTACCTATTGATATGTTCTCAAATGTGGCACATTGGCATACACCTATTTTAGCCATGACTGCTGACGTCATCCAAGCAACAGATGAAGAATGTAAGAAATGTGGGATGGATGGCTACGTATCAAAACCATTTGAGGAAGAACAACTGTATACAGCTGCAGCTTGCTTCTTTGAATCTGGTTGA
- the LOC111892754 gene encoding histidine kinase 2 isoform X1: MSFPVVPLQFSKLFLTICKWVLFIMYLNRKFSGIKGRLLTNSKMRECNGGWKWKKLLLFVWIFVFATGFVWFLFGGVSSEKRLKISGKCEDNNSSVLIQQFNVSKDHLYELASSFFESNQITSLKCTKQLEHETVITCALEVPKLKNHEHEEHHSPNVEYEESSDEYIEENIVQTMVPQNFLRENFNGICLCAIFIMALSYQNRGFRTILWKIRNRNRKVHEKKDKVEGSSRGAGKWMKKLLVLYIIAGIAASIWLFWYLNSGISFRRKETLANMCDERARMLQDQFNVSMNHVHALAILVSTFYHGKEPPAIDQKTFGEYTERTSFERPLTSGVAYALRVRDFERESFEKKHGWTIKKMETEDQTLSQDCDPEKLDPSPIQDEYAPVILSQETVAHIVSIDMMSGKEDRENILRARASGKGVLTSPFKLLKSNHLGVVLTFAVYNTHIPQDATPEQRINATVGYLGASYDVPSLVEKLLHQLASKQTIVVNVYDITNVSSAINMYGPKQIDTGLLHISGLDFGDPARKHEMRCRFKHRPSPPWTAIAASIGALIIVFLLGHIFYAAINRIDTVERDYNDMLELKFRAEAADVAKSQFLATVSHEIRTPMNGVLGMLQMLMDTNLNAKQLDFAQTAHESGKDLIKLINEVLDQAKIESGRLELESVPFDLRTILDNILSLFSTKSQEKGIELAVYVSDQLPEVVVGDPGRFRQIITNLVSNSLKFTHDRGHIFVSVHLADEANHPHDTKDSLLKKTLTFVDSSNHNVHNTLSGLPVVDRRKSWELFENLSEKHPINQSEKIKILVTVEDTGVGIPKDAQSRIFMPFMQADSSTSRTYGGTGIGLSISKRLVGLMEGEIGFVSEPGIGSAFSFTTVFMKKETSSLDTVLQQYYPTISEFKTLKALVIDQKSIRAEVTRYHLQRMGIFVEIASSLDSSQSYISSDSPHLDMILIDEEVCDKNTSLEEVKVKPIGMKPKVFLLVKSINPIRHNDLKLANLVCDVLVKPLRFSVLISCFQETLISKDNTQVARRKPKTLGTLLRDKKILVVDDNVVNRRVAEGALKKYGAIVTCVESGKAALEMLRPPHCFDACFMDLQMPEMDGFEATRQIRGLENKVNEKIESGEVPIDMFSNVAHWHTPILAMTADVIQATDEECKKCGMDGYVSKPFEEEQLYTAAACFFESG, encoded by the exons ATGAGTTTTCCTGTTGTTCCTCTTCAATTCTCGAAGCTATTTCTCACGATATGCAAGTGGGTTTTGTTTATAATGTATTTGAATCGCAAATTTTCTGGAATAAAGGGTAGATTGTTGACGAATTCCAAGATGAGGGAATGTAATGGTGGATGGAAATGGAAAAAGCTGCTTCTTTTTGTGTGGATTTTCGTTTTTGCCACTGGGTTTGTTTGGTTCTTGTTTGGTGGTGTTTCGAGTGAAAAAAGATTGAAGATTTCAGGGAAATGTGAAGATAATAATTCTTCggttttgattcaacaattcaatgtCAGCAAAGATCATCTTTATGAACTGGCTTCCTCTTTCTTTGAGTCAAATCAG ATAACTTCGTTGAAATGCACCAAACAATTAGAACATGAAACAGTAATCACATGTGCTCTTGAAGTGCCAAAATTAAAAAACCATGAACATGAAGAGCATCATTCACCTAATGTGGAATATGAAGAATCAAGTGATGAATACATTGAAGAG AATATAGTGCAAACAATGGTACCTCAAAACTTTCTAAGAGAAAATTTCAATGGTATTTGCCTTTGTGCCATTTTTATAATGGCACTAAGCTACCAGAATCGTGGATTCCGGACAATATTATGGAAGATTCGGAATCGGAATCGGAAAGTGCATGAGAAGAAAGATAAAGTAGAGGGATCCTCAAGGGGAGCTGGAAAATGGATGAAAAAGCTACTTGTTCTATACATCATAGCTGGAATCGCTGCTTCAATTTGGTTATTTTGGTACTTAAATTCAGGAATTAGTTTTAGAAGAAAAGAAACCCTAGCAAACATGTGTGATGAAAGGGCAAGAATGTTGCAAGATCAATTCAATGTGAGCATGAATCATGTTCATGCATTGGCTATTCTGGTTTCCACTTTTTACCATGGGAAAGAACCTCCTGCTATCGATCAA AAAACTTTTGGCGAATATACTGAAAGAACATCGTTTGAAAGACCACTTACCAGTGGTGTTGCGTATGCTTTGAGAGTGCGTGATTTTGAGAGAGAAAGTTTTGAGAAAAAACATGGATGGACGATAAAGAAAATGGAAACTGAAGATCAGACATTATCACAAGATTGCGACCCTGAAAAATTGGATCCTTCACCTATTCAAGATGAATATGCCCCTGTTATTTTGTCTCAAGAAACCGTTGCACATATTGTCTCTATTGATATGATGTCTGGAAAG GAAGATCGTGAGAATATTTTGAGAGCAAGGGCATCTGGAAAAGGGGTTTTGACATCTCCTTTCAAGCTATTGAAATCGAACCATTTAGGCGTTGTTCTTACATTTGCTGTTTACAACACTCACATTCCTCAAGATGCGACACCTGAGCAACGAATTAATGCAACCGTGGGGTATTTAGGAGCATCATATGATGTCCCATCATTAGTTGAAAAGCTTCTACATCAACTAGCTAGCAAACAAACCATTGTTGTCAATGTTTATGACATCACAAATGTTTCTTCAGCCATTAACATGTATGGACCTAAACAGATCGACACCGGGTTGTTGCATATTAGTGGTCTTGACTTTGGTGATCCTGCTCGAAAGCATGAAATGCGTTGCAG GTTCAAGCACAGGCCCTCACCACCATGGACAGCCATAGCAGCATCAATTGGAGCGCTTATAATTGTTTTTCTTCTTGGCCATATCTTCTACGCAGCCATAAACAGAATTGATACAGTCGAACGTGACTACAACGACATGTTAGAGCTTAAATTCCGCGCTGAAGCTGCCGACGTGGCAAAATCCCAG TTTCTTGCAACGGTTTCGCATGAAATCAGGACTCCTATGAATGGGGTTTTGGGGATGCTGCAGATGTTAATGGACACGAATTTGAACGCGAAGCAATTGGATTTTGCACAAACTGCTCACGAGAGTGGAAAAGATTTAATAAAGTTGATTAATGAAGTTTTAGATCAGGCGAAAATTGAATCTGGAAGACTTGAGCTTGAATCTGTCCCATTTGATCTTCGCACCATTCTTGATAACATTTTATCGTTGTTTTCAACCAAATCCCAAGAAAAGGGTATCGAG TTGGCAGTTTATGTTTCCGATCAACTTCCCGAAGTTGTTGTTGGAGATCCCGGACGTTTCAGACAAATAATCACAAATCTTGTTTCAAATTCACTTAAA TTCACACACGACAGAGGACACATATTTGTATCAGTCCACCTAGCCGATGAAGCCAATCACCCACATGACACAAAAGATTCACTACTTAAAAagactttgacttttgttgactcatcaaatcacaatGTCCACAACACTCTAAGTGGGCTTCCGGTTGTTGACAGGAGAAAAAGTTGGGAACTTTTTGAGAACTTAAGTGAAAAACATCCAATAAATCAATCCGAAAAGATCAAGATTTTAGTAACTGTTGAAGATACGGGTGTTGGAATCCCAAAAGATGCACAAAGTCGAATTTTTATGCCATTCATGCAAGCCGATAGTTCAACTTCAAGAACTTATGGTGGAACTGGAATTGGATTGAGCATAAGTAAGAGATTAGTGGGATTAATGGAAGGTGAAATTGGTTTTGTTAGTGAGCCCGGAATTGGAAGTGCTTTTTCATTTACAACGGTTTTTATGAAGAAGGAAACAAGTTCTTTAGACACGGTTTTGCAACAATATTATCCAACAATATCCGAATTCAAGACACTAAAAGCATTGGTGATTGATCAGAAAAGTATAAGAGCTGAAGTTACAAGATACCATCTTCAAAGAATGGGAATCTTTGTGGAAATAGCATCTAGTTTAGATTCTTCACAATCTTACATATCAAG TGATTCACCTCATCTTGACATGATTCTCATAGACGAAGAAGTTTGTGACAAGAACACGAGTCTTGAAGAGGTCAAAGTCAAACCAATTGGAATGAAACCAAAAGTGTTTCTTTTGGTCAAATCTATAAACCCTATTAGACATAATGACCTCAAATTAGCTAATTTGGTGTGTGATGTTCTTGTGAAGCCTCTTAGATTTAGTGTCTTGATTTCTTGTTTTCAAGAAACTCTTATATCAAAAGATAACACACAAGTGGCAAGAAGAAAACCGAAAACACTTGGGACTTTGCTACGTGACAAGAAAATCTTGGTGGTTGATGATAATGTTGTGAATAGAAGAGTTGCAGAAGGTGCTTTGAAGAAATATGGAGCTATTGTCACATGTGTGGAAAGTGGGAAGGCTGCTTTAGAAATGCTTAGACCACCTCATTGTTTTGATGCATGCTTTATGGATCTTCAAATGCCAGAAATGGATGG GTTTGAAGCTACAAGACAAATCCGTGGTTTGGAGAACAAGGTTAATGAAAAGATTGAATCTGGTGAAGTACCTATTGATATGTTCTCAAATGTGGCACATTGGCATACACCTATTTTAGCCATGACTGCTGACGTCATCCAAGCAACAGATGAAGAATGTAAGAAATGTGGGATGGATGGCTACGTATCAAAACCATTTGAGGAAGAACAACTGTATACAGCTGCAGCTTGCTTCTTTGAATCTGGTTGA